The Streptomyces aurantiacus genome includes a region encoding these proteins:
- the dcd gene encoding dCTP deaminase: MLLSDKDIRAEIDAGRVRIDPYDESMVQPSSIDVRLDRYFRVFENHRYPHIDPSVEQADLTRLVEPEGDEPFILHPGEFVLASTYEVISLPDDLASRLEGKSSLGRLGLVTHSTAGFIDPGFSGHVTLELSNLATLPIKLWPGMKIGQLCMFQLSSSAEFPYGSDRYGSRYQGQRGPTASRSFLNFHRTQV, from the coding sequence GTGCTTCTCTCTGACAAGGACATCCGGGCCGAGATCGACGCCGGGCGTGTACGGATCGATCCCTACGACGAATCCATGGTGCAGCCCTCGAGCATCGACGTGCGGCTCGACCGCTACTTCCGGGTGTTCGAGAACCACCGTTACCCGCACATCGATCCGTCCGTCGAGCAGGCGGATCTCACGCGGCTCGTCGAGCCCGAGGGTGACGAGCCGTTCATCCTGCACCCCGGGGAGTTCGTCCTCGCCAGTACGTACGAGGTCATCAGCCTGCCCGACGACCTGGCGTCCCGGCTCGAGGGCAAGAGCTCGCTCGGGCGGCTCGGGCTCGTCACCCACTCCACCGCCGGGTTCATCGACCCCGGGTTCTCCGGGCACGTGACCCTTGAGCTGTCCAACCTCGCGACCCTCCCGATCAAGCTCTGGCCGGGCATGAAGATCGGGCAGCTGTGCATGTTCCAGCTCAGCTCGTCGGCCGAGTTCCCGTACGGCAGCGACCGGTACGGGTCCCGGTACCAGGGACAGCGCGGGCCGACGGCCTCGCGGTCCTTCCTCAATTTCCACCGGACCCAGGTGTGA
- a CDS encoding excisionase family DNA-binding protein yields MTERYLSVDQVAELLGTTVRFPRRLIEERRIRYVKVGRHVRIPESAVEEFIASRMVHPLRRPRARYRRAA; encoded by the coding sequence ATGACCGAGCGCTACCTGTCCGTCGACCAGGTCGCCGAGCTGCTCGGTACGACCGTCCGCTTCCCTCGGCGCCTGATCGAGGAACGGCGCATCCGCTACGTGAAGGTTGGCCGGCACGTCCGTATCCCGGAGAGCGCGGTCGAGGAGTTCATCGCATCCCGCATGGTGCATCCGCTGAGGCGCCCCCGTGCCCGCTACAGGAGGGCTGCCTGA